DNA from Candidatus Bathyarchaeota archaeon:
GCAGTCTTACCAACCACTATGAAACTCTCTTCACTAATGTTTTGAAGGTTGGAGCGAACCGAGCTTACACAATCAAAAAATTCTTCATCCAACATCATCGCTCTAGCGTCAGAATTATTGACCACATACTCAACTTCTTGACCAACGAAACGCCAATTAACCGTGACAACAACCACACCAATCTTCGCACAAGCACAACAGACCTCCACAAACTCAACACTGTTATAGAGCATAACAGCAAGCCTGTCACCCTTACGCAAACCCGTACTCAACAAGCTGTTCGCGAGTCTGTTTGTTCTCAAATCAAGCTCAGAGTAAGTCTTAGTCTTTTCACGCCAGTCCTTAACTGCGATCTTCTTAGGAAATTTCTTCGCGTGAATCCTCAAGATTTCACCCAGATTCAGCCACATAATGCTTCCTCTCTCTTATTCGCATAGAATAGCCTTAGGCAATAATAAAAATTTCCTAGTTATTGAAGAGTCCTTGCGAAGCGTGTGCCGACTATGCCCACATGTGATTGAATGAGAGGGACTAGAAGACCTATATAAGATTGTGTTACAATAACAGATAAAAAAAATGCTAAAACGTCAAAATGAGGTGTAGAAATGAATTTCGAATTAACCCAAGAGCAGAAGGCCATCAAAACCTCAGCCCAAGAATTTGCAGAAGGCGAATTCCAACCAGAAATAGCAAGAGAATTTGACCAAAAACACGAATTTCCTCAAGAAATATATAAAAAAGCGGCAAAACTAGGTTTCATTGGCTGCTATTTCGACGAGAAGTATGGAGGTCAAGGATTAAGTCTTCTCGAATATGTGCTAATCGAAGAGGAATTCTGCAGAGTAGACTCAACGCTAGGATCAGCCATGTTCTCTGCCCTCTTTGGTAGCGACCTCATTATGGAATACGGTACAGAGGAACAAAAAATGGGATACCTACCAAAAACAGCACAAGGTGAATGGGTATCCTCAGGAGCCTTCACCGAACCAGCCCATGGTAGCGACATCACAACTCTTGACACAGTCGCAGTGCAAAATGGAGATGAATACATAATAAACGGTGGAAAGACAATGATAACAAATGCCACCATTGCCGACTACGCTGTTGTTCTTTGTCAGACAAATCCCGAAGCGAGACACCGAGGCCAAAGTTTATTCATCGTAAAAAACGGGACACCAGGATTTGATAGCAACGAACTCCATGGGAAAATGGGGATTAGAGCATCGACATTAGGAGAATACGTATTTGATAATGTACACGTGCCTAAGGAAGCACTTCTTGGCGAGGAGAATAAGGGTTTCTATCACTTCATGGAATTCATAGATGTCGGTCGAATAAACGTTGCTGCACAATCTGTGGGTATGGCTCAAGGAGCCTTTGAGCGCGCGTTGAAGTACGCAAAAGAAAGGGAGCAATTTGGACGACGCATTGCTGATTTCCAGGTAATTCAGCATAAACTGGTTGACATGGCTCTTAACATAGAATCTGCAAGACTTTTAGTTTACAAGGCAGCGTGGCACGTAGACAAAGGAAAAATCATTCCTAAATGGGCTTGCATGGCGAAGACAATAGCAACAACAAATGCCATAATGGTGATAAGTGAGGCAATGCAGATCTTCGGTGGGTACGGCTACCTTGCAGACTATGATATTGAACGTTACTATCGTGACATTCGAATCTCTACAATATATGAAGGAACCACTGAGATGCAGAAAAACGTGATTGCCAGAGTTCTTCTACATGAGTAAACACATGTGCTTGATCCTGTAATAAAGGG
Protein-coding regions in this window:
- a CDS encoding acyl-CoA dehydrogenase family protein: MNFELTQEQKAIKTSAQEFAEGEFQPEIAREFDQKHEFPQEIYKKAAKLGFIGCYFDEKYGGQGLSLLEYVLIEEEFCRVDSTLGSAMFSALFGSDLIMEYGTEEQKMGYLPKTAQGEWVSSGAFTEPAHGSDITTLDTVAVQNGDEYIINGGKTMITNATIADYAVVLCQTNPEARHRGQSLFIVKNGTPGFDSNELHGKMGIRASTLGEYVFDNVHVPKEALLGEENKGFYHFMEFIDVGRINVAAQSVGMAQGAFERALKYAKEREQFGRRIADFQVIQHKLVDMALNIESARLLVYKAAWHVDKGKIIPKWACMAKTIATTNAIMVISEAMQIFGGYGYLADYDIERYYRDIRISTIYEGTTEMQKNVIARVLLHE